Sequence from the Polycladomyces subterraneus genome:
TGCAGGTAGTTTTCGGTAATCTGTTTAGGCCCGAACGGCCATTGCTTCTCCACCTTGGCCCAGATGAGGAAGGCAACGATGCCAAGCACTGTCCACCCAATGGCCCACTCTATGGCTTGCATGCCGGAGGAGTAAAACACGTACGCCCAACCGATAAACGCTATGATGCTCGGAATCGGGTACAACCACTGTTTGAACGGTCTTTTTAGATGTGGTTGCCGCTTACGCAATACGGTTAAGGCAACAATCTGCCCCATGAACTGCACCACAATTGAAACCGCCATCAGTGTGTTGATGATTTGGCTGAGATCAAAGAAGCAACAGATTGCGGTTACCGACCCCATAACAAACAAAGAGATGTGTGGGAACTGATAGCGATAGTGAACCTTGCTGAAACTACGGAAAAACAGTCCGTCAATGGCAGCATGATAGGGAATTCGAGATGCGCCAAGCAGACCCACGTAAACGGAAGCAAACCCTGTCCATAAAATGAGGAGGGTTATGATGGTAGCTCCTGTCTTCCCCCAAACGGTTTGTATCAAAAGGGTTGCAACATTGGCGCTTTTCATCGCTTCTTGCCAGGGGACCGCACCAATGATGCCAAGGTTCATAGCAATATAGATGACAGCGACGGCGGCAATAGAGAGAATGACGGAGAGTGGAATGGTCCGTCCCGGATTTTTGATTTCGTCACCGAGGTAACAACTGTTGTAGTAACCCATGTAATCGTATATCGCGATGAGCATTCCTCCCCCAAGTCCAGCGAGGAACTTATTCGGATCAAACGCATCGTGCGGGAAGGCAAACGCTAGATGTGGGTTAAAATGCGTAGCGCCCGCAATAATCATCAAGAGCACAGTAACAATCATACCGCTCCAAAGTACGACGATAATTTTTGCGACCGAGTTGACTCGCCTGTAGAGAAGGGCGACTGTAATGACGGTAATTGCCACCGCTATCAGTTTCTTATCCATCGGAGTCATCTCAGGCCAAAAATAAGCTAGGTAGTTTGTCATACCAATCATGCCTGTGGACATGATCATCGGGGTGGCAATCAGTGTAGACCACACAAATAAAAACGGCATTAACTTACCAGTACGGTACTGAAAACCTTCACGCAAATAAATGTAAGAACCACCTTCTCCGGGCATG
This genomic interval carries:
- a CDS encoding APC family permease; protein product: MAQQGKKGLVREISLFQATSINMSQMVGIGPFITIPLILSTMGGPQAIFGWIVGAIFAIADGLVWSELGAAMPGEGGSYIYLREGFQYRTGKLMPFLFVWSTLIATPMIMSTGMIGMTNYLAYFWPEMTPMDKKLIAVAITVITVALLYRRVNSVAKIIVVLWSGMIVTVLLMIIAGATHFNPHLAFAFPHDAFDPNKFLAGLGGGMLIAIYDYMGYYNSCYLGDEIKNPGRTIPLSVILSIAAVAVIYIAMNLGIIGAVPWQEAMKSANVATLLIQTVWGKTGATIITLLILWTGFASVYVGLLGASRIPYHAAIDGLFFRSFSKVHYRYQFPHISLFVMGSVTAICCFFDLSQIINTLMAVSIVVQFMGQIVALTVLRKRQPHLKRPFKQWLYPIPSIIAFIGWAYVFYSSGMQAIEWAIGWTVLGIVAFLIWAKVEKQWPFGPKQITENYLHHEDPEPNESVMGLRSKTSSSH